ACAACACCATCAGCGGCACGTCCATGGCGACCCCCCACGTCGCGGGCCTGGCGGGCCTCCTGGCCTCGCAGGGTCTCGACAACCAGGAGATCTGGGACCGCATCGTGGCGACGGCCGATGACATCCCCGGCACGGGCACCTACTGGGCCGCCGGCCGCATCAACGCCTACAAGGCCGTCACAAACCAGACGGGCCCTGGCCCCGGCCCTGGCCCCAATCCCGGCGATCCGGGCCAGAACAAGGTGCAGAACGGCGGCTTTGAGAACGGGACCGCCCCCTGGGTCCAGACCTCCTCGGGCGGCTACCAGCTGATCAGCACCTACCGGCCGCGGACCGGCAGCTACAGCGCCTGGCTGGGCGGGTACAACTACGGCACCGACGCCATCAGCCAGACCGTGACCATCCCGCAGAACGGCAAGCTCACCTTCTGGTGGTACATGACCTCCGACGAGGGAAGCTCCACGGCGTACGACTACCTGCGGGTGCGGCTCTACAACCAGAACGGCAGCCTGCTCACCACCCTGGTCACCCGGAGCAACCGGGATGCACGGAACCAGTGGGTGCAGGAGACGGTGAACCTCTCCAGCTACGCGGGCCAGACGGTGCGGTTGGAGTTCAGCGTCACCACCGACTGGCTGCTGCCCACCAGCTTCTTCATCGACGACGTCGAACTGAAGTAGACGCCGCAGACACGGGATACGGGGCTGCACGCCATCGGGCGTGCAGCCCCGCCTGCCAGCGGCTAGTGGGTAAGCCAGGACATGCGCCGCTCCTGCCAGAGCCCGATCCGGTTGATGGTGAGGCAGAGCACGTAGTAGATCAGGCCGATCGTGCCGAAGATGGCGAAGAACTGGACCGTCGAGCCGTGTTTGCCCAGGATGATGACGCCCTTGCCGGTGAGCTCCTGAACGCCGGTCACCCACACGTAGGAGGTGTCCTTCACCACCGTGATGAACTGGCCGGTGAGCGGCGGGATCATCTTGCGCAAGGCCTGGGGCAGCACGATGTGCTGCATGGTCTGCCACCAGGTGAATCCCTGAGACCGGGCGGCTTCCCACTGCCCCTTGTCCACCGAGTTGAGGCCGCCCCGGACGATCTCGCCGACGATGGCCGCGGTGAAGAGGGTCATGGCCAGGGTACCGGAGTCGACGGGCTTCATCGGCATGGTGAAGCGGAACAGGAGGATGAGCAGGATCAGCGGCGAGGCGCGGAAGCTCTCGATGTAGACCGCCGCGATCCGGGCGAAGAGCCAGTGGCCGCTGTAGCGCATGACGCCGAGGAGCGTGCCGAGGAAGAACGAGAAGACGATGGTGAGCGCGCTGATGCGCAGGGTGATCAGCAGCCCGTCCAGCATGAAGCGGACGTTGTGCCACTCGGCGAGGACGGCGAGTTCCTCGATCACGCGGCCGACACCTCCCCGCCGCGGCTGAGCCGCACCCGCTCCTCCCACCGGCGGGCGAGCTGGGCCAGCGGGAAGCAGATGGCGAAGTAGATCGCCCAGACGGTGAGGTACGCCGGCCCGTAGTAGCCGGTGGAGGCCGACCAGGAGTCAGCCTGGAACATCAGGTCACCGCCGGAGATCATGGCCAGGATGGAGGAGTTCTTGATCAGCGCCACGGCCTGATTGGTCATGGGCGGCAGCACGATCTGCGTTGCCTGGGGCAGGATGATGTGGCGCATGGCCTGCACGTAGGTGAAGCCCTGCGACAAGGCCGCCTCCAGCTGCCCCCGGTGGATCGCCTGGATGCCGGCCCGCACCACCTCGGTCATGTACGCGCCGTGGTAGACCCCCAGCCCCAGCACGCCCACCGCCGGGGTGGGCAGCATGATGTCGAAGTGGGGCAGGAGGTAATAGAGGAAGAAGACCTGGGTGACCAGGGGCGTGTTCTGGATCAGGCTCACGTACAGGCGGCTTACGGCCCGGCCGCTCCTCCACGGGGCGGTGGCGAGGACGCCGAACACCACGCCCAGGGCCAGGGCGAGAAGGAGGGCCAGACCCGCCGTGCTGGCGGTCCGGCCCAGGCCCTCGACGAGGATGTGCCAGTCGCGGAAGAGCGCCTGCCACTTGAATGCGGCAAAGCGGTCCACCGGCTACTTCAGCCCCCACTTCTCGTACAGCTGGTCCAGCTCACCGGACTCCTTCATCCCTTTGAGGATGTTGTTGACGAACTCGGCCAGTTCGGTGTTGGACAGCTTGGTCGCGATGCCGTACTCCTGCGGGGCGAACTTGTCGGGCAGCATGACGTTCTTGTCGTCCTTGTAGCCCCACAGGATCGACTGGTCCACGGAGAAGGCGTCGATGCGGCGGGAGTCCAGAGCCGCCTTGATCTCGGGGTAGGTGGCGAACTCCATGAACTCGACCTTGATGCCGTCCTTCTCCGCCTGCTCCGTCAGGGCCGCTCGGGTGGACGCGGACTGCGCCACGCCGATGACCTTGCCGTCGAGATCCTTCCAGGACTGGATGCCGCTGTCCGCCAGCACCAGGAAACCGACGTAGTCCGTGAAGTACGGGTCAGAGAAGTTCCAGCTCTTCTTGCGCTCTTCGGTGATGGTGAACGTCGCGATCACCAGGTCGATCTCGCCGTTGTCCAGGGCCGGCCCGCGGGTCTTGGCGTTGACGCCCGTGAACTGTACCTTGCTCTCGTCGCCGAAGATCTCCTTGGCGATGCGCCTGGCCAGGTCGATCTCGAGGCCTTCATGCGCGTTCTTGGCGGGGTCGAAGTAGCCGAATTTCGGGACGTCCTCCTTCACGCCCACCCGCAGCACGCCGGCGTCCCTGATCTTCTGGACCTGCGCGGGCAGGTCGGAGGCGCCACCCCCGGCGCCGCCGCCGGCCGGGGCGCTGGACCGCCCCCCACAGCCCGCCAGAACGGCCGCGCACAGAAGCGCCGCGACAGTCGCACCCCATCTGCGTTTCATTCCGATACTCCCCCTCTGCCGTTGGTCTTCTAGCGGCCATTCCTCAGCGCAGAATGCGGCTGAGGAACAGCTTCGTCCGCTCATGGGTCGGAGACTCGAAGAAGTGCTCGGGCGGCCCCTCTTCCAGGATCTGCCCGCCGTCCATGAAGATCACCCGGTCGGCCACCTCGCGGGCGAAGCCCATCTCGTGGGTGACCACCACCATCGTGATCCCGTCCTGCGACAGGCTGATCATGACGTCCAGCACCTCCTGGACCATCTCCGGGTCCAGCGCGGAGGTGGGCTCGTCAAAGAGCATGATCTTCGGCCGCATGTTGAGGGCGCGGGCGATGGCGACCCGCTGCTGCTGCCCGCCCGACAGCTGCGACGGGTACGCGTGGGCCTTGTGCTTCAGCCCGACCCGCTCCAGGAACTGCAGGCCCGTGGCCTCGGCCTCCTCCCGGGGGACGCCCTTGACCAGGATCGGCGCCAGCGTGACGTTCTCCAGCACCGTCTTGTGGGGGTAGAGGTTGAACTGCTGGAACACCATGCCGATGGACTGGCGCACCTTGGTCAGCGG
The nucleotide sequence above comes from Symbiobacterium thermophilum IAM 14863. Encoded proteins:
- a CDS encoding amino acid ABC transporter permease translates to MDRFAAFKWQALFRDWHILVEGLGRTASTAGLALLLALALGVVFGVLATAPWRSGRAVSRLYVSLIQNTPLVTQVFFLYYLLPHFDIMLPTPAVGVLGLGVYHGAYMTEVVRAGIQAIHRGQLEAALSQGFTYVQAMRHIILPQATQIVLPPMTNQAVALIKNSSILAMISGGDLMFQADSWSASTGYYGPAYLTVWAIYFAICFPLAQLARRWEERVRLSRGGEVSAA
- a CDS encoding transporter substrate-binding domain-containing protein, with the protein product MKRRWGATVAALLCAAVLAGCGGRSSAPAGGGAGGGASDLPAQVQKIRDAGVLRVGVKEDVPKFGYFDPAKNAHEGLEIDLARRIAKEIFGDESKVQFTGVNAKTRGPALDNGEIDLVIATFTITEERKKSWNFSDPYFTDYVGFLVLADSGIQSWKDLDGKVIGVAQSASTRAALTEQAEKDGIKVEFMEFATYPEIKAALDSRRIDAFSVDQSILWGYKDDKNVMLPDKFAPQEYGIATKLSNTELAEFVNNILKGMKESGELDQLYEKWGLK
- a CDS encoding amino acid ABC transporter permease, whose product is MLDGLLITLRISALTIVFSFFLGTLLGVMRYSGHWLFARIAAVYIESFRASPLILLILLFRFTMPMKPVDSGTLAMTLFTAAIVGEIVRGGLNSVDKGQWEAARSQGFTWWQTMQHIVLPQALRKMIPPLTGQFITVVKDTSYVWVTGVQELTGKGVIILGKHGSTVQFFAIFGTIGLIYYVLCLTINRIGLWQERRMSWLTH
- a CDS encoding amino acid ABC transporter ATP-binding protein, yielding MIQLIKVNKHFGPLHVLVDIDLTVKAGEKLVVIGPSGSGKSTLIRCINLLERPTSGTVIVDGVDVTAPRAPLTKVRQSIGMVFQQFNLYPHKTVLENVTLAPILVKGVPREEAEATGLQFLERVGLKHKAHAYPSQLSGGQQQRVAIARALNMRPKIMLFDEPTSALDPEMVQEVLDVMISLSQDGITMVVVTHEMGFAREVADRVIFMDGGQILEEGPPEHFFESPTHERTKLFLSRILR